One part of the Ziziphus jujuba cultivar Dongzao chromosome 2, ASM3175591v1 genome encodes these proteins:
- the LOC107418915 gene encoding inorganic pyrophosphatase TTM1 isoform X2, translating into MALDTSGADSPRRRSGLLRDQIHLVKKKESDRYEIVPIQDSLSFEKGFFIVIRACQLLAQKNDGITFVGVAGPSGAGKTVFTEKVLNFMPSVAVITMDNYNDSSRIIDGNFDDPRLTDYDTLLENIHGLKAGKPVQVPIYDFKSSSRTGYRTVEVPSSHIVIIEGIYALSEKLRPLLDLRVSITGGVHFDLVKRVLRDIQRAGQEPEEIIHQISETVYPMYKAFIEPDLQTAHIKIINKFNPFTGFQNPTYILKSTKAVTIDRIKAVISEDHKESTEETYDIYLLPPGEDPEACQSYLRMRNRDGKYNLMFEEWVTDTPFIISPRITFEVSVRLLGGLMALGYTIAAILKRSSHILADEKVCVKIDWLEQLNRQYIQALPDDLKTKLSIDDDLVSSPKEALSRASADRRLKYLNRGIPHSYSNQRDKSIAKLTRLAVNNRRFDGRAPESPAALANQGVITQLSEQISTLNERMDEFTSRIEELNSKFSVRKVSASQQNLALQADACNGSGPTSHFMNGLSNGSLTGSLLPNSSSSSQLARESLLTEEILSISRGQRQIMHQIDNMNNLLREYSGERLRQGRTDGTGRNIDIDSVGVPLFLTLAIGGLGVLLFRSLSWQK; encoded by the exons ATGGCCCTAGATACCTCTGGTGCTGATTCACCTAGGCGACGTTCTGGTCTCTTGCGAGATCAGATTCACCTTGTTAAAAAGAAGGAAAGTGATCGCTATGAGATTGTGCCAATCCAAGACTCACTGTCGTTTGAGAAGGGTTTCTTTATAGTAATTCGTGCGTGCCAGTTGTTAGCTCAAAAAAATGATGGGATAACCTTTGTCGGAGTAGCAGGTCCTTCCGGAGCTGGGAAGACTGTTTTCACGGAGAAGGTGCTCAACTTTATGCCCAGTGTTGCTGTCATCACAATGGACAACTACAATGATTCTAGTCGTATCATTGATGGCAACTTTGATG ATCCACGCCTGACTGATTATGACACGCTTCTTGAAAATATACATGGCTTAAAAGCAGGGAAGCCTGTTCAGGTTCCAATATATGATTTCAAGTCTAGCTCTCGTACAGGTTACAG GACGGTTGAAGTACCTAGCTCCCATATCGTAATAATAGAGGGAATATATGCTTTAAGTGAGAAACTGCGGCCATTGCTAGATCTTCGTGTGTCTATCACTGGTGGAGTTCACTTTGACCTTGTCAAACGGGTTTTACGTGACATTCAACGTGCAGGCCAAGAGCCTGAAGAAATTATCCACCAAATCTCTGAAACG GTATATCCTATGTACAAGGCATTTATTGAGCCAGATCTCCAGACAGCACATATAAAGATCATCAACAAGTTTAATCCCTTTACGGGTTTTCAAAATCCTACTTATATTTTAAAG TCAACAAAGGCAGTGACTATTGATCGAATTAAGGCCGTTATTTCCGAAGATCACAAAGAATCTACGGAGGAAACTTATGACATTTATCTTCTACCTCCGGGTGAAGATCCTGAAGCATGTCAATCCTATCTGAGGATGAGGAACAGGGATGGCAAATACAATCTTATGTTTGAG gAGTGGGTTACGGATACTCCGTTCATCATATCACCTCGAATAACCTTTGAAGTTAGTGTCCGCCTTCTTGGAGGGCTTATGGCTTTAGGGTATACGATTGCAGCCATCCTGAAAAGAAGCAGTCATATCTTGGCAGATGAAAAAGTTTGTGTGAAAATTGATTGGTTGGAGCAACTTAATCGTCAATACATTCAG GCACTGCCAGATGATTTGAAGACAAAGCTTAGCATTGATGATGATCTAGTTTCAAGCCCTAAAGAAGCCCTTTCCCGAGCATCAGCAGATAGAAGACTGAAGTATCTCAACCG AGGTATACCACACTCATATTCAAATCAAAGGGACAAGAGTATTGCCAAACTTACAAGACTTGCTGTTAACAATAGAAGGTTTGATGGAAGAGCCCCAGAATCGCCTGCTGCACTTGCAAACCAG GGAGTTATTACTCAACTCTCTGAACAGATTTCCACTCTGAATGAAAGGATGGATGAATTTACATCTCGTATTGAGGAGCTGAATTCCAAGTTTTCTGTCAGAAAAGTTTCAGCAAGCcaacaaaatttggctttgcAGGCTGATGCCTGCAATGGCTCTGGACCCACTTCTCATTTTATGAATGGCTTAAGTAATGGTTCATTGACAGGATCGTTGCTGCCcaattcttcatcttcatcccAATTGGCTAGGGAGTCCCTGCTGACGGAAGAG ATACTTTCTATTTCACGGGGGCAACGCCAGATCATGCACCAAATAGACAATATGAACAACCTTCTCCGGGAATACTCGGGGGAGAGGCTTCGCCAAGGAAGAACAGATGGGACAGGCAgaaatattgatattgattctGTAGGCGTCCCACTCTTTCTAACTTTAGCGATTGGTGGCTTGGGAGTTCTTTTGTTCAGGAGTCTGTCTTGGCAGAAATAA
- the LOC107418915 gene encoding inorganic pyrophosphatase TTM1 isoform X1 yields MALDTSGADSPRRRSGLLRDQIHLVKKKESDRYEIVPIQDSLSFEKGFFIVIRACQLLAQKNDGITFVGVAGPSGAGKTVFTEKVLNFMPSVAVITMDNYNDSSRIIDGNFDDPRLTDYDTLLENIHGLKAGKPVQVPIYDFKSSSRTGYRTVEVPSSHIVIIEGIYALSEKLRPLLDLRVSITGGVHFDLVKRVLRDIQRAGQEPEEIIHQISETVYPMYKAFIEPDLQTAHIKIINKFNPFTGFQNPTYILKSTKAVTIDRIKAVISEDHKESTEETYDIYLLPPGEDPEACQSYLRMRNRDGKYNLMFEEWVTDTPFIISPRITFEVSVRLLGGLMALGYTIAAILKRSSHILADEKVCVKIDWLEQLNRQYIQVQGKDRLYVKYIAEQLDLDGSYVPRTYIEQIQLEKLVNDVMALPDDLKTKLSIDDDLVSSPKEALSRASADRRLKYLNRGIPHSYSNQRDKSIAKLTRLAVNNRRFDGRAPESPAALANQGVITQLSEQISTLNERMDEFTSRIEELNSKFSVRKVSASQQNLALQADACNGSGPTSHFMNGLSNGSLTGSLLPNSSSSSQLARESLLTEEILSISRGQRQIMHQIDNMNNLLREYSGERLRQGRTDGTGRNIDIDSVGVPLFLTLAIGGLGVLLFRSLSWQK; encoded by the exons ATGGCCCTAGATACCTCTGGTGCTGATTCACCTAGGCGACGTTCTGGTCTCTTGCGAGATCAGATTCACCTTGTTAAAAAGAAGGAAAGTGATCGCTATGAGATTGTGCCAATCCAAGACTCACTGTCGTTTGAGAAGGGTTTCTTTATAGTAATTCGTGCGTGCCAGTTGTTAGCTCAAAAAAATGATGGGATAACCTTTGTCGGAGTAGCAGGTCCTTCCGGAGCTGGGAAGACTGTTTTCACGGAGAAGGTGCTCAACTTTATGCCCAGTGTTGCTGTCATCACAATGGACAACTACAATGATTCTAGTCGTATCATTGATGGCAACTTTGATG ATCCACGCCTGACTGATTATGACACGCTTCTTGAAAATATACATGGCTTAAAAGCAGGGAAGCCTGTTCAGGTTCCAATATATGATTTCAAGTCTAGCTCTCGTACAGGTTACAG GACGGTTGAAGTACCTAGCTCCCATATCGTAATAATAGAGGGAATATATGCTTTAAGTGAGAAACTGCGGCCATTGCTAGATCTTCGTGTGTCTATCACTGGTGGAGTTCACTTTGACCTTGTCAAACGGGTTTTACGTGACATTCAACGTGCAGGCCAAGAGCCTGAAGAAATTATCCACCAAATCTCTGAAACG GTATATCCTATGTACAAGGCATTTATTGAGCCAGATCTCCAGACAGCACATATAAAGATCATCAACAAGTTTAATCCCTTTACGGGTTTTCAAAATCCTACTTATATTTTAAAG TCAACAAAGGCAGTGACTATTGATCGAATTAAGGCCGTTATTTCCGAAGATCACAAAGAATCTACGGAGGAAACTTATGACATTTATCTTCTACCTCCGGGTGAAGATCCTGAAGCATGTCAATCCTATCTGAGGATGAGGAACAGGGATGGCAAATACAATCTTATGTTTGAG gAGTGGGTTACGGATACTCCGTTCATCATATCACCTCGAATAACCTTTGAAGTTAGTGTCCGCCTTCTTGGAGGGCTTATGGCTTTAGGGTATACGATTGCAGCCATCCTGAAAAGAAGCAGTCATATCTTGGCAGATGAAAAAGTTTGTGTGAAAATTGATTGGTTGGAGCAACTTAATCGTCAATACATTCAG GTGCAAGGAAAGGATCGATTATACGTTAAATATATAGCGGAGCAGCTGGATTTAGATGGGTCATATGTTCCCCGTACTTATATTGAACAGATTCAGCTGGAGAAACTTGTAAATGATGTTATG GCACTGCCAGATGATTTGAAGACAAAGCTTAGCATTGATGATGATCTAGTTTCAAGCCCTAAAGAAGCCCTTTCCCGAGCATCAGCAGATAGAAGACTGAAGTATCTCAACCG AGGTATACCACACTCATATTCAAATCAAAGGGACAAGAGTATTGCCAAACTTACAAGACTTGCTGTTAACAATAGAAGGTTTGATGGAAGAGCCCCAGAATCGCCTGCTGCACTTGCAAACCAG GGAGTTATTACTCAACTCTCTGAACAGATTTCCACTCTGAATGAAAGGATGGATGAATTTACATCTCGTATTGAGGAGCTGAATTCCAAGTTTTCTGTCAGAAAAGTTTCAGCAAGCcaacaaaatttggctttgcAGGCTGATGCCTGCAATGGCTCTGGACCCACTTCTCATTTTATGAATGGCTTAAGTAATGGTTCATTGACAGGATCGTTGCTGCCcaattcttcatcttcatcccAATTGGCTAGGGAGTCCCTGCTGACGGAAGAG ATACTTTCTATTTCACGGGGGCAACGCCAGATCATGCACCAAATAGACAATATGAACAACCTTCTCCGGGAATACTCGGGGGAGAGGCTTCGCCAAGGAAGAACAGATGGGACAGGCAgaaatattgatattgattctGTAGGCGTCCCACTCTTTCTAACTTTAGCGATTGGTGGCTTGGGAGTTCTTTTGTTCAGGAGTCTGTCTTGGCAGAAATAA
- the LOC107418907 gene encoding H/ACA ribonucleoprotein complex subunit 2-like protein, translated as MGSDSEAEKSTQKERERKKMLAVAPIARPLAGKKLCKRTLKLVRRASEHKCLKRGVKEVVKSIRRGHKGFCVIAGNISPIDVITHVPILCEESNIPYIYVPSKEDLANAGATKRPTCCVLVLTKPAKGELGADEQEKLKAEYNQVVTEVNEVMASLF; from the exons atgggaaGCGATAGCGAAGCAGAGAAGTCAACTCAGAAGGAGAGGGAGAGGAAGAAGATGCTAGCTGTCGCTCCCATTGCCAGACCCCTTGCAGGAAAGAAACTTTGCAAGCGAACCCTCAAGCTTGTCCGCAGAG CTTCTGAACACAAATGCTTAAAAAGAGGAGTAAAGGAGGTTGTCAAAAGTATAAGGCGCGGTCATAAAGG CTTTTGTGTTATAGCTGGGAACATATCTCCTATTGATGTCATCACCCATGTTCCAATCTTGTGTGAAGAATCTAACATTCCCTATATATATGTTCCCTCAAAAGAA GATCTTGCAAATGCAGGGGCAACCAAGAGACCAACTTGCTGTGTTCTGGTGTTAACCAAGCCTGCCAAGGGGGAACTAGGTGCAGATGAACAGGAGAAACTAAAGGCAGAATATAACCAGGTTGTAACAGAAGTGAATGAAGTTATGGCTTCGCTTTTCTGA
- the LOC107418915 gene encoding inorganic pyrophosphatase TTM1 isoform X3: MALDTSGADSPRRRSGLLRDQIHLVKKKESDRYEIVPIQDSLSFEKGFFIVIRACQLLAQKNDGITFVGVAGPSGAGKTVFTEKVLNFMPSVAVITMDNYNDSSRIIDGNFDDPRLTDYDTLLENIHGLKAGKPVQVPIYDFKSSSRTGYRTVEVPSSHIVIIEGIYALSEKLRPLLDLRVSITGGVHFDLVKRVLRDIQRAGQEPEEIIHQISETVYPMYKAFIEPDLQTAHIKIINKFNPFTGFQNPTYILKSTKAVTIDRIKAVISEDHKESTEETYDIYLLPPGEDPEACQSYLRMRNRDGKYNLMFEEWVTDTPFIISPRITFEVSVRLLGGLMALGYTIAAILKRSSHILADEKVCVKIDWLEQLNRQYIQVQGKDRLYVKYIAEQLDLDGSYVPRTYIEQIQLEKLVNDVMALPDDLKTKLSIDDDLVSSPKEALSRASADRRLKYLNRGIPHSYSNQRDKSIAKLTRLAVNNRRFDGRAPESPAALANQGVITQLSEQISTLNERMDEFTSRIEELNSKFSVRKVSASQQNLALQADACNGSGPTSHFMNGLSNGSLTGSLLPNSSSSSQLARESLLTEEDVQFLPPYGRVTKVTRSVC; encoded by the exons ATGGCCCTAGATACCTCTGGTGCTGATTCACCTAGGCGACGTTCTGGTCTCTTGCGAGATCAGATTCACCTTGTTAAAAAGAAGGAAAGTGATCGCTATGAGATTGTGCCAATCCAAGACTCACTGTCGTTTGAGAAGGGTTTCTTTATAGTAATTCGTGCGTGCCAGTTGTTAGCTCAAAAAAATGATGGGATAACCTTTGTCGGAGTAGCAGGTCCTTCCGGAGCTGGGAAGACTGTTTTCACGGAGAAGGTGCTCAACTTTATGCCCAGTGTTGCTGTCATCACAATGGACAACTACAATGATTCTAGTCGTATCATTGATGGCAACTTTGATG ATCCACGCCTGACTGATTATGACACGCTTCTTGAAAATATACATGGCTTAAAAGCAGGGAAGCCTGTTCAGGTTCCAATATATGATTTCAAGTCTAGCTCTCGTACAGGTTACAG GACGGTTGAAGTACCTAGCTCCCATATCGTAATAATAGAGGGAATATATGCTTTAAGTGAGAAACTGCGGCCATTGCTAGATCTTCGTGTGTCTATCACTGGTGGAGTTCACTTTGACCTTGTCAAACGGGTTTTACGTGACATTCAACGTGCAGGCCAAGAGCCTGAAGAAATTATCCACCAAATCTCTGAAACG GTATATCCTATGTACAAGGCATTTATTGAGCCAGATCTCCAGACAGCACATATAAAGATCATCAACAAGTTTAATCCCTTTACGGGTTTTCAAAATCCTACTTATATTTTAAAG TCAACAAAGGCAGTGACTATTGATCGAATTAAGGCCGTTATTTCCGAAGATCACAAAGAATCTACGGAGGAAACTTATGACATTTATCTTCTACCTCCGGGTGAAGATCCTGAAGCATGTCAATCCTATCTGAGGATGAGGAACAGGGATGGCAAATACAATCTTATGTTTGAG gAGTGGGTTACGGATACTCCGTTCATCATATCACCTCGAATAACCTTTGAAGTTAGTGTCCGCCTTCTTGGAGGGCTTATGGCTTTAGGGTATACGATTGCAGCCATCCTGAAAAGAAGCAGTCATATCTTGGCAGATGAAAAAGTTTGTGTGAAAATTGATTGGTTGGAGCAACTTAATCGTCAATACATTCAG GTGCAAGGAAAGGATCGATTATACGTTAAATATATAGCGGAGCAGCTGGATTTAGATGGGTCATATGTTCCCCGTACTTATATTGAACAGATTCAGCTGGAGAAACTTGTAAATGATGTTATG GCACTGCCAGATGATTTGAAGACAAAGCTTAGCATTGATGATGATCTAGTTTCAAGCCCTAAAGAAGCCCTTTCCCGAGCATCAGCAGATAGAAGACTGAAGTATCTCAACCG AGGTATACCACACTCATATTCAAATCAAAGGGACAAGAGTATTGCCAAACTTACAAGACTTGCTGTTAACAATAGAAGGTTTGATGGAAGAGCCCCAGAATCGCCTGCTGCACTTGCAAACCAG GGAGTTATTACTCAACTCTCTGAACAGATTTCCACTCTGAATGAAAGGATGGATGAATTTACATCTCGTATTGAGGAGCTGAATTCCAAGTTTTCTGTCAGAAAAGTTTCAGCAAGCcaacaaaatttggctttgcAGGCTGATGCCTGCAATGGCTCTGGACCCACTTCTCATTTTATGAATGGCTTAAGTAATGGTTCATTGACAGGATCGTTGCTGCCcaattcttcatcttcatcccAATTGGCTAGGGAGTCCCTGCTGACGGAAGAG gATGTACAATTTTTACCTCCTTATGGCAGAGTGACTAAAGTCACACGGTCTGTATGTTAA
- the LOC107418916 gene encoding phenylalanine--tRNA ligase beta subunit, cytoplasmic: protein MPTVSVGRDRLFAALGRTYTQEEFEELCFSFGIELDDVTTEKAIIRKEKHLDEEASEDEEVIYKIDVPANRYDLLCLEGLAQALRIFNKEEEIPSYTLANISREKMIKMHVKPETSLIRPYVVCAVLRGINFDEARYNSFIDLQDKLHQNICRRRTLVAIGTHDLDTLQGPFTYEALPPSSINFVPLKQVKSFRADELMEFYKSDLKLKKFLHIIENSPVFPVLYDCNRTLLSLPPVINGAHSAITLKTKNVFIECTATDLTKAKIVLNTMVTAFSAFCERKFEIEPVEVINSDGRSCVYPDLSVYNMEVSLSYVNSSIGVSLQAEEVTNLLNRMQLRAEQSVLGNNQFSINVSVPPTRSDVLHPCDVMEDVAIAYGYNNIPKTKPASLQPLPLNELSDVMRLEIAMSGFTEVLTFILCSRKENFTMLNREDDKSTAVIIGNPRSSDFEVVRTSLMPGILKTVGHNKDHPKPIKIFEVGDIAVLDDMKDVGSTNRRQLAALYCGSTSGFELIHGLVDRIMEVVGVPFVPIDDNTGYFIKPANEPEFLPGRQARIIYKGNSIGTFGIVHPEVLNNFDIPDPCSFVELSIESFL from the exons ATGCCTACTGTTAGCGTAGGAAGGGATCGTCTATTTGCAGCTCTTGGGAGGACTTACA CACAGGAAGAGTTCGAAGAGCTATGCTTCAGTTTTGGGATCGAGCTGGATGACGTT aCAACTGAGAAAGCAATTATCAGAAAAGAAAAGCATTTGGATGAAGAAGCCTCTGAGGATGAAgaagttatttataaaattgatgtTCCTGCAAATAG ATATGATTTACTTTGCCTTGAAGGGCTTGCACAGGCTCTCCGTATTTTCAACAAAGAAGAGGAGATACCTTCCTATACACTGGCTAACATTAGTAGAGAAAAGATGATTAAAATGCATGTAAAACCGGAG ACCTCCTTGATTCGGCCATATGTTGTTTGTGCTGTGTTAAGAGGCATAAATTTTGATGAAGCAAGATATAACAGTTTTATTGATCTCCAAGACAAGCTTCACCAAAATATTTGCCG GCGGAGAACCCTAGTTGCAATTGGGACTCATGACTTGGACACGTTGCAGGGGCCATTCACGTATGAG GCTTTGCCTCcttcaagtataaattttgtgCCATTGAAACAG GTGAAGAGCTTTAGAGCTGATGAACTGATGGAATTTTACAAA TCAGATTTGAAATTGAAGAAGTTTTTGCATATAATAGAGAACTCACCAGTGTTCCCTGTTTTATATGATTGCAACAG aaCTCTATTGTCTTTACCTCCAGTTATTAATGGTGCACATTCAGCAATCACTCTTAAGACAAAGAATGTTTTCATTGAATGTACAGCCACAGATCTAACGAAGGCGAAGATTGTTTTAAACACAATG GTAACAGCTTTTTCAGCATTTTGTGAAAGAAAGTTTGAAATTGAACCTGTGGAAGTGATAAATTCTGATGGGAGGTCATGTGTATATCCCGATTTATCAGTCTACAATATGGAAGTTTCTCTGTCATATGTTAACAGTTCAATTGGAGTCTCCTTGCAAGCAGAAGAG GTCACCAATTTGTTAAATCGGATGCAATTACGTGCTGAGCAGTCTGTCTTGGGTAATAACCAGTTCAGTATCAATGTATCTGTACCTCCCACCAGGAGTGATGTGCTTCACCCATGTGATGTTATGGAG gaTGTTGCAATTGCTTATGGGTACAATAATATTCCGAAGACGAAGCCTGCATCTTTGCAGCCACTACCCTTGAATGAGCTCAGTGATGTCATGAGATTGGAG ATTGCTATGAGTGGCTTTACGGAGGTGTTGACATTTATATTGTGTTCAcggaaagaaaattttacaatGTTAAACCGTGAAGATGATAAATCAACTGCAGTGATTATTGGAAATCCTCGATCCTCTGATTTTGAG GTTGTCCGTACCAGTCTGATGCCTGGGATTTTGAAAACGGTTGGACACAACAAAGATCATCCTAAGCCCATAAAG ATTTTTGAAGTGGGTGATATAGCAGTATTGGATGACATGAAAGATGTTGGTTCAACAAATCGTCGCCAACTTGCAGCACTATATTGTGGTTCGACCTCGGGATTTGAG CTTATTCATGGCTTGGTTGACCGAATTATGGAAGTTGTTGGTGTTCCTTTTGTTCCTATTGATGATAATACAGGATACTTCATAAAACCTGCAAAT GAGCCTGAGTTTCTTCCGGGTAGACAAGCAAGGATCATTTATAAAGGGAACAGCATTGGCACTTTTGGCATTGTGCACCCTGAG GTTCTCAACAACTTTGATATCCCTGATCCGTGCTCGTTCGTAGAACTTAGCATTGAAAGTTTTTTGTAG